The following proteins are encoded in a genomic region of Magnolia sinica isolate HGM2019 chromosome 1, MsV1, whole genome shotgun sequence:
- the LOC131258044 gene encoding pentatricopeptide repeat-containing protein At3g06920 isoform X2: MAVNGGWWVGMTFCSGQRWCNFYTIYQEYSSCRDGSLDTGLARKATVPMDGGPHIGQIEEGAKQGVDGICRILNSSPWGPNLENALSEIDHKSQPKLFASVLKRQKDLHLAMNYFRWAERKSGQPHSPEAYNTLLMIMARNRNFDSLEQILEEMSLAGFGPLNDTCVELVTSFVKSRMLMEAVDMIHAMRKFKFRPAFSAYTTLIGALAEAHEPDLALTMFHQMQEIGYEVNVHLFTTLIRVFAREGRLDAALSLLDEMKSNAFDADIVLYNVCIDCFGKVGKVDMAWKFFHEMKAQGLMPDDVTYTSMIGVLCKANRLDEAIELFEQMELNKKVPCAYAYNTMIMGYGSAGRFDDAYKLLERQKEKGCIPSVIAYNSILTCLGKKGKVDEAYKLFDEMKKDAEPNPSTYNILMDMLCKAGMLEDAYQVRDAMEAAGLFPNVLTVNIMVDRLCKANKLDEACRIFEGMDKKGCTPNAVTFGSLIDGLGRRGRVDEAYRLFERMLDAGQVPNAVVYTSLIRNFFRCGRKDDGHKIYKEMVRRGGCPDLTLLNTYMDCVFKGGEVEKGRALFEEIKAHGFVPDVRSYSILIHGLIKAGCARETYELFYAMKEQGCVLDTLAYNTVIDGFCKSGKVNKAYQLLEEMKGKGHPPTVVTYGSVIDGLAKIDRLDEAYMLFEEAKSKGIELNVVIYSSLIDGFGKVGRIDEAYLIMEEMMQKDLTLNVYTWNCLLDALVKAEEINEALVCFQSMKDLKCPPNTITYSILINGLCRARKFSKAFVFWQEMQKQGLCPNVVTYTTMISGLAKVGNISEASGLFERFKASGGIPDSASYNALIEGLSNASRAMEAYRVFEETRLRGRSIHAKTCIVLLDALHKAECLEQAAVVGAILREMAKSQHAAKSF; encoded by the coding sequence GAATGACCTTTTGTTCTGGTCAGAGGTGGTGTAACTTCTACACCATATATCAGGAATACTCATCATGTCGAGATGGTTCTTTGGATACCGGGCTGGCCAGAAAGGCTACTGTACCCATGGATGGAGGGCCCCACATTGGCCAGATTGAAGAGGGTGCTAAACAAGGTGTGGATGGCATCTGTCGTATTTTAAACAGCAGTCCTTGGGGTCCTAACTTGGAAAATGCTCTATCTGAAATTGACCACAAATCCCAACCCAAACTTTTTGCCAGTGTCTTAAAGAGGCAGAAGGATTTGCACTTAGCAATGAACTATTTTCGATGGGCAGAGAGGAAGAGCGGTCAACCACACAGTCCAGAAGCATACAATACACTCCTCATGATAATGGCTCGGAATAGGAATTTTGATAGTCTGGAGCAGATTCTGGAGGAAATGAGTCTTGCTGGATTTGGACCATTAAATGACACATGCGTGGAGTTGGTTACTAGCTTTGTCAAGTCCAGGATGCTGATGGAAGCTGTTGATATGATACATGCCATGCGGAAGTTCAAATTCCGTCCAGCATTTTCAGCATACACAACTCTGATCGGCGCTCTCGCTGAGGCCCATGAACCCGATCTGGCACTGACCATGTTCCATCAGATGCAGGAAATAGGATATGAAGTGAACGTGCACTTATTTACAACTCTCATCCGTGTGTTTGCCCGGGAAGGCAGGCTCGACGCGGCTCTTTCTCTGTTGGACGAGATGAAAAGCAATGCGTTCGATGCAGACATTGTTCTGTACAATGTCTGCATTGACTGTTTTGGCAAGGTGGGTAAGGTGGATATGGcttggaaattcttccatgagaTGAAAGCACAAGGCCTCATGCCCGATGATGTAACGTATACAAGCATGATCGGGGTTCTTTGCAAAGCTAATAGACTTGATGAAGCCATTGAGCTGTTTGAGCAGATGGAGCTTAACAAAAAAGTCCCATGTGCATATGCATATAACACCATGATAATGGGCTATGGCTCAGCCGGTAGGTTTGATGATGCTTATAAGTTACTTGAGAGGCAGAAAGAAAAAGGGTGCATTCCCAGTGTGATCGCATATAATTCCATCCTTACATGCCTTGGGAAGAAGGGGAAAGTAGATGAGGCTTACAAGTTGTTCGATGAAATGAAGAAAGACGCAGAGCCCAATCCTTCGACATATAATATTCTCATGGACATGCTTTGCAAGGCTGGGATGTTGGAGGATGCTTATCAAGTTCGGGATGCCATGGAAGCTGCCGGGTTGTTTCCAAATGTGTTGACGGTCAATATAATGGTTGATAGGCTATGTAAGGCAAACAAGCTTGATGAAGCATGTCGTATCTTTGAAGGCATGGATAAGAAGGGATGCACACCCAATGCAGTCACGTTTGGTTCTTTGATAGATGGATTAGGCCGGCGTGGCCGGGTTGATGAGGCGTACAGATTGTTTGAAAGGATGTTAGATGCAGGTCAGGTCCCGAATGCTGTTGTTTACACATCCTTGATTAGAAATTTTTTCAGGTGTGGGAGAAAGGATGATGGGCATAAGATCTATAAAGAAATGGTCCGCAGAGGCGGTTGCCCTGATCTGACTCTTCTTAATACGTACATGGATTGCGTCTTTAAGGGTGGTGAGGTCGAGAAAGGACGGGCTTTGTTTGAGGAAATTAAGGCTCATGGGTTTGTCCCAGATGTGCGGAGCTATTCAATCCTTATTCATGGTCTCATCAAAGCCGGCTGTGCTAGAGAGACCTATGAGCTCTTTTATGCCATGAAGGAACAAGGTTGTGTGCTTGACACGCTCGCTTACAACACAGTCATTGATGGTTTTTGCAAGTCGGGCAAGGTGAATAAAGCTTATCAGCTTCTTGAGGAAATGAAAGGTAAGGGACACCCACCCACCGTGGTTACATATGGGTCTGTCATCGATGGGCTCGCTAAGATCGACAGGCTAGATGAGGCGTATATGCTCTTTGAAGAAGCGAAGTCCAAAGGCATTGAATTGAATGTTGTAATCTATAGCAGCCTGATAGACGGGTTTGGGAAGGTGGGAAGGATAGATGAAGCATATCTCATCATGGAAGAGATGATGCAGAAGGATTTGACTTTGAACGTGTACACATGGAACTGTCTGCTCGATGCATTGGTGAAGGCTGAGGAAATCAACGAAGCTTTGGTCTGCTTTCAGTCAATGAAAGATTTGAAATGCCCACCTAACACTATCACCTACAGCATCCTCATAAACGGCCTCTGTCGGGCAAGGAAGTTCAGTAAGGCTTTTGTGTTTTGGCAAGAAATGCAAAAGCAAGGGTTGTGTCCTAATGTGGTCACCTACACCACGATGATCTCGGGGCTTGCGAAGGTCGGAAACATATCGGAGGCCAGTGGGCTGTTTGAAAGGTTCAAGGCGAGTGGTGGTATACCTGACTCAGCTAGTTATAATGCTCTTATAGAGGGATTAAGCAATGCTAGTAGAGCAATGGAGGCATACCGAGTTTTTGAGGAAACTCGGCTAAGGGGCCGTAGCATACATGCTAAAACTTGCATTGTTCTTTTAGATGCATTGCATAAGGCTGAATGCCTCGAGCAGGCAGCGGTTGTAGGCGCCATCTTGAGGGAGATGGCAAAGTCTCAGCATGCTGCAAAATCTTTTTGA
- the LOC131258044 gene encoding pentatricopeptide repeat-containing protein At3g06920 isoform X1, with product MLMLRRFGHLSSGMTFCSGQRWCNFYTIYQEYSSCRDGSLDTGLARKATVPMDGGPHIGQIEEGAKQGVDGICRILNSSPWGPNLENALSEIDHKSQPKLFASVLKRQKDLHLAMNYFRWAERKSGQPHSPEAYNTLLMIMARNRNFDSLEQILEEMSLAGFGPLNDTCVELVTSFVKSRMLMEAVDMIHAMRKFKFRPAFSAYTTLIGALAEAHEPDLALTMFHQMQEIGYEVNVHLFTTLIRVFAREGRLDAALSLLDEMKSNAFDADIVLYNVCIDCFGKVGKVDMAWKFFHEMKAQGLMPDDVTYTSMIGVLCKANRLDEAIELFEQMELNKKVPCAYAYNTMIMGYGSAGRFDDAYKLLERQKEKGCIPSVIAYNSILTCLGKKGKVDEAYKLFDEMKKDAEPNPSTYNILMDMLCKAGMLEDAYQVRDAMEAAGLFPNVLTVNIMVDRLCKANKLDEACRIFEGMDKKGCTPNAVTFGSLIDGLGRRGRVDEAYRLFERMLDAGQVPNAVVYTSLIRNFFRCGRKDDGHKIYKEMVRRGGCPDLTLLNTYMDCVFKGGEVEKGRALFEEIKAHGFVPDVRSYSILIHGLIKAGCARETYELFYAMKEQGCVLDTLAYNTVIDGFCKSGKVNKAYQLLEEMKGKGHPPTVVTYGSVIDGLAKIDRLDEAYMLFEEAKSKGIELNVVIYSSLIDGFGKVGRIDEAYLIMEEMMQKDLTLNVYTWNCLLDALVKAEEINEALVCFQSMKDLKCPPNTITYSILINGLCRARKFSKAFVFWQEMQKQGLCPNVVTYTTMISGLAKVGNISEASGLFERFKASGGIPDSASYNALIEGLSNASRAMEAYRVFEETRLRGRSIHAKTCIVLLDALHKAECLEQAAVVGAILREMAKSQHAAKSF from the coding sequence GAATGACCTTTTGTTCTGGTCAGAGGTGGTGTAACTTCTACACCATATATCAGGAATACTCATCATGTCGAGATGGTTCTTTGGATACCGGGCTGGCCAGAAAGGCTACTGTACCCATGGATGGAGGGCCCCACATTGGCCAGATTGAAGAGGGTGCTAAACAAGGTGTGGATGGCATCTGTCGTATTTTAAACAGCAGTCCTTGGGGTCCTAACTTGGAAAATGCTCTATCTGAAATTGACCACAAATCCCAACCCAAACTTTTTGCCAGTGTCTTAAAGAGGCAGAAGGATTTGCACTTAGCAATGAACTATTTTCGATGGGCAGAGAGGAAGAGCGGTCAACCACACAGTCCAGAAGCATACAATACACTCCTCATGATAATGGCTCGGAATAGGAATTTTGATAGTCTGGAGCAGATTCTGGAGGAAATGAGTCTTGCTGGATTTGGACCATTAAATGACACATGCGTGGAGTTGGTTACTAGCTTTGTCAAGTCCAGGATGCTGATGGAAGCTGTTGATATGATACATGCCATGCGGAAGTTCAAATTCCGTCCAGCATTTTCAGCATACACAACTCTGATCGGCGCTCTCGCTGAGGCCCATGAACCCGATCTGGCACTGACCATGTTCCATCAGATGCAGGAAATAGGATATGAAGTGAACGTGCACTTATTTACAACTCTCATCCGTGTGTTTGCCCGGGAAGGCAGGCTCGACGCGGCTCTTTCTCTGTTGGACGAGATGAAAAGCAATGCGTTCGATGCAGACATTGTTCTGTACAATGTCTGCATTGACTGTTTTGGCAAGGTGGGTAAGGTGGATATGGcttggaaattcttccatgagaTGAAAGCACAAGGCCTCATGCCCGATGATGTAACGTATACAAGCATGATCGGGGTTCTTTGCAAAGCTAATAGACTTGATGAAGCCATTGAGCTGTTTGAGCAGATGGAGCTTAACAAAAAAGTCCCATGTGCATATGCATATAACACCATGATAATGGGCTATGGCTCAGCCGGTAGGTTTGATGATGCTTATAAGTTACTTGAGAGGCAGAAAGAAAAAGGGTGCATTCCCAGTGTGATCGCATATAATTCCATCCTTACATGCCTTGGGAAGAAGGGGAAAGTAGATGAGGCTTACAAGTTGTTCGATGAAATGAAGAAAGACGCAGAGCCCAATCCTTCGACATATAATATTCTCATGGACATGCTTTGCAAGGCTGGGATGTTGGAGGATGCTTATCAAGTTCGGGATGCCATGGAAGCTGCCGGGTTGTTTCCAAATGTGTTGACGGTCAATATAATGGTTGATAGGCTATGTAAGGCAAACAAGCTTGATGAAGCATGTCGTATCTTTGAAGGCATGGATAAGAAGGGATGCACACCCAATGCAGTCACGTTTGGTTCTTTGATAGATGGATTAGGCCGGCGTGGCCGGGTTGATGAGGCGTACAGATTGTTTGAAAGGATGTTAGATGCAGGTCAGGTCCCGAATGCTGTTGTTTACACATCCTTGATTAGAAATTTTTTCAGGTGTGGGAGAAAGGATGATGGGCATAAGATCTATAAAGAAATGGTCCGCAGAGGCGGTTGCCCTGATCTGACTCTTCTTAATACGTACATGGATTGCGTCTTTAAGGGTGGTGAGGTCGAGAAAGGACGGGCTTTGTTTGAGGAAATTAAGGCTCATGGGTTTGTCCCAGATGTGCGGAGCTATTCAATCCTTATTCATGGTCTCATCAAAGCCGGCTGTGCTAGAGAGACCTATGAGCTCTTTTATGCCATGAAGGAACAAGGTTGTGTGCTTGACACGCTCGCTTACAACACAGTCATTGATGGTTTTTGCAAGTCGGGCAAGGTGAATAAAGCTTATCAGCTTCTTGAGGAAATGAAAGGTAAGGGACACCCACCCACCGTGGTTACATATGGGTCTGTCATCGATGGGCTCGCTAAGATCGACAGGCTAGATGAGGCGTATATGCTCTTTGAAGAAGCGAAGTCCAAAGGCATTGAATTGAATGTTGTAATCTATAGCAGCCTGATAGACGGGTTTGGGAAGGTGGGAAGGATAGATGAAGCATATCTCATCATGGAAGAGATGATGCAGAAGGATTTGACTTTGAACGTGTACACATGGAACTGTCTGCTCGATGCATTGGTGAAGGCTGAGGAAATCAACGAAGCTTTGGTCTGCTTTCAGTCAATGAAAGATTTGAAATGCCCACCTAACACTATCACCTACAGCATCCTCATAAACGGCCTCTGTCGGGCAAGGAAGTTCAGTAAGGCTTTTGTGTTTTGGCAAGAAATGCAAAAGCAAGGGTTGTGTCCTAATGTGGTCACCTACACCACGATGATCTCGGGGCTTGCGAAGGTCGGAAACATATCGGAGGCCAGTGGGCTGTTTGAAAGGTTCAAGGCGAGTGGTGGTATACCTGACTCAGCTAGTTATAATGCTCTTATAGAGGGATTAAGCAATGCTAGTAGAGCAATGGAGGCATACCGAGTTTTTGAGGAAACTCGGCTAAGGGGCCGTAGCATACATGCTAAAACTTGCATTGTTCTTTTAGATGCATTGCATAAGGCTGAATGCCTCGAGCAGGCAGCGGTTGTAGGCGCCATCTTGAGGGAGATGGCAAAGTCTCAGCATGCTGCAAAATCTTTTTGA
- the LOC131258044 gene encoding pentatricopeptide repeat-containing protein At3g06920 isoform X3, translating to MTFCSGQRWCNFYTIYQEYSSCRDGSLDTGLARKATVPMDGGPHIGQIEEGAKQGVDGICRILNSSPWGPNLENALSEIDHKSQPKLFASVLKRQKDLHLAMNYFRWAERKSGQPHSPEAYNTLLMIMARNRNFDSLEQILEEMSLAGFGPLNDTCVELVTSFVKSRMLMEAVDMIHAMRKFKFRPAFSAYTTLIGALAEAHEPDLALTMFHQMQEIGYEVNVHLFTTLIRVFAREGRLDAALSLLDEMKSNAFDADIVLYNVCIDCFGKVGKVDMAWKFFHEMKAQGLMPDDVTYTSMIGVLCKANRLDEAIELFEQMELNKKVPCAYAYNTMIMGYGSAGRFDDAYKLLERQKEKGCIPSVIAYNSILTCLGKKGKVDEAYKLFDEMKKDAEPNPSTYNILMDMLCKAGMLEDAYQVRDAMEAAGLFPNVLTVNIMVDRLCKANKLDEACRIFEGMDKKGCTPNAVTFGSLIDGLGRRGRVDEAYRLFERMLDAGQVPNAVVYTSLIRNFFRCGRKDDGHKIYKEMVRRGGCPDLTLLNTYMDCVFKGGEVEKGRALFEEIKAHGFVPDVRSYSILIHGLIKAGCARETYELFYAMKEQGCVLDTLAYNTVIDGFCKSGKVNKAYQLLEEMKGKGHPPTVVTYGSVIDGLAKIDRLDEAYMLFEEAKSKGIELNVVIYSSLIDGFGKVGRIDEAYLIMEEMMQKDLTLNVYTWNCLLDALVKAEEINEALVCFQSMKDLKCPPNTITYSILINGLCRARKFSKAFVFWQEMQKQGLCPNVVTYTTMISGLAKVGNISEASGLFERFKASGGIPDSASYNALIEGLSNASRAMEAYRVFEETRLRGRSIHAKTCIVLLDALHKAECLEQAAVVGAILREMAKSQHAAKSF from the coding sequence ATGACCTTTTGTTCTGGTCAGAGGTGGTGTAACTTCTACACCATATATCAGGAATACTCATCATGTCGAGATGGTTCTTTGGATACCGGGCTGGCCAGAAAGGCTACTGTACCCATGGATGGAGGGCCCCACATTGGCCAGATTGAAGAGGGTGCTAAACAAGGTGTGGATGGCATCTGTCGTATTTTAAACAGCAGTCCTTGGGGTCCTAACTTGGAAAATGCTCTATCTGAAATTGACCACAAATCCCAACCCAAACTTTTTGCCAGTGTCTTAAAGAGGCAGAAGGATTTGCACTTAGCAATGAACTATTTTCGATGGGCAGAGAGGAAGAGCGGTCAACCACACAGTCCAGAAGCATACAATACACTCCTCATGATAATGGCTCGGAATAGGAATTTTGATAGTCTGGAGCAGATTCTGGAGGAAATGAGTCTTGCTGGATTTGGACCATTAAATGACACATGCGTGGAGTTGGTTACTAGCTTTGTCAAGTCCAGGATGCTGATGGAAGCTGTTGATATGATACATGCCATGCGGAAGTTCAAATTCCGTCCAGCATTTTCAGCATACACAACTCTGATCGGCGCTCTCGCTGAGGCCCATGAACCCGATCTGGCACTGACCATGTTCCATCAGATGCAGGAAATAGGATATGAAGTGAACGTGCACTTATTTACAACTCTCATCCGTGTGTTTGCCCGGGAAGGCAGGCTCGACGCGGCTCTTTCTCTGTTGGACGAGATGAAAAGCAATGCGTTCGATGCAGACATTGTTCTGTACAATGTCTGCATTGACTGTTTTGGCAAGGTGGGTAAGGTGGATATGGcttggaaattcttccatgagaTGAAAGCACAAGGCCTCATGCCCGATGATGTAACGTATACAAGCATGATCGGGGTTCTTTGCAAAGCTAATAGACTTGATGAAGCCATTGAGCTGTTTGAGCAGATGGAGCTTAACAAAAAAGTCCCATGTGCATATGCATATAACACCATGATAATGGGCTATGGCTCAGCCGGTAGGTTTGATGATGCTTATAAGTTACTTGAGAGGCAGAAAGAAAAAGGGTGCATTCCCAGTGTGATCGCATATAATTCCATCCTTACATGCCTTGGGAAGAAGGGGAAAGTAGATGAGGCTTACAAGTTGTTCGATGAAATGAAGAAAGACGCAGAGCCCAATCCTTCGACATATAATATTCTCATGGACATGCTTTGCAAGGCTGGGATGTTGGAGGATGCTTATCAAGTTCGGGATGCCATGGAAGCTGCCGGGTTGTTTCCAAATGTGTTGACGGTCAATATAATGGTTGATAGGCTATGTAAGGCAAACAAGCTTGATGAAGCATGTCGTATCTTTGAAGGCATGGATAAGAAGGGATGCACACCCAATGCAGTCACGTTTGGTTCTTTGATAGATGGATTAGGCCGGCGTGGCCGGGTTGATGAGGCGTACAGATTGTTTGAAAGGATGTTAGATGCAGGTCAGGTCCCGAATGCTGTTGTTTACACATCCTTGATTAGAAATTTTTTCAGGTGTGGGAGAAAGGATGATGGGCATAAGATCTATAAAGAAATGGTCCGCAGAGGCGGTTGCCCTGATCTGACTCTTCTTAATACGTACATGGATTGCGTCTTTAAGGGTGGTGAGGTCGAGAAAGGACGGGCTTTGTTTGAGGAAATTAAGGCTCATGGGTTTGTCCCAGATGTGCGGAGCTATTCAATCCTTATTCATGGTCTCATCAAAGCCGGCTGTGCTAGAGAGACCTATGAGCTCTTTTATGCCATGAAGGAACAAGGTTGTGTGCTTGACACGCTCGCTTACAACACAGTCATTGATGGTTTTTGCAAGTCGGGCAAGGTGAATAAAGCTTATCAGCTTCTTGAGGAAATGAAAGGTAAGGGACACCCACCCACCGTGGTTACATATGGGTCTGTCATCGATGGGCTCGCTAAGATCGACAGGCTAGATGAGGCGTATATGCTCTTTGAAGAAGCGAAGTCCAAAGGCATTGAATTGAATGTTGTAATCTATAGCAGCCTGATAGACGGGTTTGGGAAGGTGGGAAGGATAGATGAAGCATATCTCATCATGGAAGAGATGATGCAGAAGGATTTGACTTTGAACGTGTACACATGGAACTGTCTGCTCGATGCATTGGTGAAGGCTGAGGAAATCAACGAAGCTTTGGTCTGCTTTCAGTCAATGAAAGATTTGAAATGCCCACCTAACACTATCACCTACAGCATCCTCATAAACGGCCTCTGTCGGGCAAGGAAGTTCAGTAAGGCTTTTGTGTTTTGGCAAGAAATGCAAAAGCAAGGGTTGTGTCCTAATGTGGTCACCTACACCACGATGATCTCGGGGCTTGCGAAGGTCGGAAACATATCGGAGGCCAGTGGGCTGTTTGAAAGGTTCAAGGCGAGTGGTGGTATACCTGACTCAGCTAGTTATAATGCTCTTATAGAGGGATTAAGCAATGCTAGTAGAGCAATGGAGGCATACCGAGTTTTTGAGGAAACTCGGCTAAGGGGCCGTAGCATACATGCTAAAACTTGCATTGTTCTTTTAGATGCATTGCATAAGGCTGAATGCCTCGAGCAGGCAGCGGTTGTAGGCGCCATCTTGAGGGAGATGGCAAAGTCTCAGCATGCTGCAAAATCTTTTTGA